One genomic segment of Culturomica massiliensis includes these proteins:
- a CDS encoding ATP-binding cassette domain-containing protein, protein MLSIKELSVSYGNTKVLENLSVNWKAGCVHGIVGLNGSGKTTFLNALFGIKKKDRGTVLWKGLPLKRTDIGFLETENFFYSRITGTEYLSLFPANLPRYNQEEWNRLFNLPLQELIENYSTGMKQKLALMGLMKQNKPLLILDEPFNGLDMEASRVLMLILDRLRGQGTTILLTSHILQSLTGICDYIHLLRGRKIVLTRSRDEFSILEKDLFQELDAGYRRIIGDIL, encoded by the coding sequence ATGCTTTCGATTAAAGAATTATCGGTTTCATACGGCAACACCAAGGTGTTGGAAAATTTATCCGTCAATTGGAAAGCCGGGTGTGTGCACGGAATTGTCGGATTGAACGGATCCGGCAAAACAACTTTCCTGAATGCTTTATTCGGGATAAAGAAAAAAGATCGCGGAACTGTATTGTGGAAAGGGCTGCCGTTGAAGCGGACTGATATCGGTTTTTTGGAAACCGAGAATTTTTTTTATTCACGTATAACAGGAACTGAATATCTGAGTTTGTTTCCGGCGAATCTGCCCCGCTACAATCAGGAGGAATGGAATCGCTTGTTCAATTTGCCTTTGCAGGAATTGATTGAAAATTATTCTACCGGAATGAAACAGAAGCTGGCTTTGATGGGGCTAATGAAACAAAACAAACCGCTTTTGATATTGGATGAACCGTTTAACGGTTTGGATATGGAAGCATCGAGAGTTTTGATGTTGATATTGGACAGATTGAGAGGACAAGGGACGACGATTCTGCTGACCTCCCATATATTACAGTCTCTGACGGGGATCTGTGATTACATACATTTGCTTCGCGGCCGTAAGATTGTATTGACGAGGAGCCGGGATGAGTTTTCAATTTTGGAAAAGGATTTGTTTCAGGAGCTCGATGCCGGTTATCGCCGGATCATCGGGGATATATTGTAA
- a CDS encoding cytochrome ubiquinol oxidase subunit I gives MLYEISSDSLLEWSRWQFAMTAIYHYMFVPLTLGLSFLLAVMETMWVRTGKEEWLNATKFWMKLFAINFAIGIATGLILEFQFGSNWSNYSWFVGDIFGAPLAIEGLFAFFLEATFFAVMFFGWNKVSKKFHLVSTWMVFLGSNISALWILVANAWMQNPVGTEFNPLSARNEMADFWAVLFSPTAMNKFFHTVTSAYTLSACFVVGVSAWFILKKRNLEFARKSILLGSVFGIFSILVTIFTGDTTAQDVTRTQPMKLAAMEGLNEGGKGVGLTVVGILSADPSLPSPRMKTVEYGFTLPKLLSLMSYRDTEAFVPGIRNILDGYTSYEGIAYPSVEQRMANGRKAIEALKSYKKAVQDDNQQVADSTLRVLKENYSDFGYGYLESPYDAIPPVPLVFYSFRIMVGLGMLFVALFILSWWYAKKRKFDKFKFIPYLAIICVPLAYIASQCGWIVAEVGRQPWIIQDLMPVNVAITRIASGWVVTTFWMFAILFTLLLIAEIGIMFSQIRKGPKETL, from the coding sequence ATGCTATACGAAATCTCATCGGATTCTTTATTGGAATGGTCTCGTTGGCAATTTGCCATGACAGCCATTTACCATTACATGTTTGTACCTCTCACCCTCGGATTATCGTTTTTACTCGCCGTCATGGAAACCATGTGGGTACGTACCGGTAAAGAAGAGTGGTTAAATGCAACAAAATTCTGGATGAAGCTATTTGCCATCAACTTTGCCATCGGAATCGCCACGGGTTTGATACTGGAATTTCAGTTCGGCTCCAACTGGTCGAACTATTCCTGGTTTGTCGGAGATATTTTCGGCGCTCCGCTGGCTATAGAAGGATTATTTGCCTTTTTTCTGGAAGCAACCTTCTTTGCCGTCATGTTCTTCGGCTGGAATAAAGTCAGTAAAAAATTCCATCTGGTGTCGACCTGGATGGTATTTCTCGGTTCCAATATTTCCGCCTTATGGATATTGGTAGCCAATGCCTGGATGCAAAATCCGGTAGGCACTGAATTTAATCCTTTAAGCGCCCGCAATGAAATGGCTGATTTCTGGGCCGTACTGTTCTCGCCGACAGCCATGAACAAATTTTTCCATACGGTCACATCAGCCTACACCCTTTCGGCTTGCTTTGTTGTCGGCGTAAGCGCCTGGTTTATTCTGAAAAAAAGGAATCTGGAGTTTGCCCGGAAAAGTATTCTACTCGGCTCGGTATTCGGTATATTCAGTATCCTGGTCACCATCTTCACCGGCGATACGACGGCACAAGACGTTACCCGTACACAGCCGATGAAACTGGCAGCCATGGAAGGTCTTAACGAAGGCGGTAAAGGTGTCGGTCTCACCGTAGTCGGCATTCTCTCGGCAGATCCTTCATTGCCCAGTCCGAGAATGAAAACCGTCGAGTACGGATTTACGCTCCCCAAACTTCTCTCCCTGATGAGTTACAGAGATACGGAAGCCTTTGTGCCCGGTATCCGGAATATTTTGGACGGCTATACTTCCTATGAAGGTATTGCGTATCCCTCTGTTGAACAACGTATGGCCAACGGCCGGAAAGCGATAGAGGCTTTAAAAAGCTATAAAAAAGCCGTACAGGACGACAACCAACAGGTAGCAGACAGTACACTTCGTGTCTTGAAAGAAAATTATTCCGATTTCGGATACGGCTATCTGGAATCACCCTACGATGCAATTCCTCCGGTTCCGCTGGTATTTTACAGCTTCCGTATCATGGTCGGTCTGGGAATGCTCTTTGTCGCTTTATTCATCCTGTCCTGGTGGTATGCCAAAAAACGAAAATTCGACAAATTTAAATTCATTCCGTACCTCGCCATAATTTGTGTTCCGCTGGCTTATATTGCTTCCCAATGCGGTTGGATCGTTGCGGAAGTCGGTCGCCAACCCTGGATCATACAGGATTTGATGCCCGTCAATGTCGCCATCACACGCATTGCCTCCGGTTGGGTCGTAACCACGTTCTGGATGTTTGCCATACTCTTTACCCTTCTGTTGATTGCAGAGATCGGTATTATGTTCTCTCAAATCAGGAAAGGCCCGAAAGAGACATTATAA
- a CDS encoding DUF4492 domain-containing protein yields the protein MLKRIWNLYYDGFRHLPRWARIVCVIVIAKLLIMFIVFKFSLMPNYLNTHYTTDQEKSNHVFKELTTKP from the coding sequence ATGTTAAAACGCATCTGGAACTTATATTATGATGGATTCCGTCATTTGCCGCGCTGGGCAAGAATTGTATGTGTAATCGTCATAGCCAAGCTACTGATCATGTTTATTGTATTCAAATTTAGCCTTATGCCGAACTATTTGAATACACATTATACTACGGATCAGGAAAAAAGTAATCACGTTTTTAAGGAACTAACAACAAAACCCTAA
- a CDS encoding outer membrane beta-barrel protein — protein sequence MNRWTFFILLLLAGTAVKAQYSQEWVIGGRINYMNGGRVLMPDGERKKAGYTIKVAPSLAYFIRNGLAVGVGVGYEYTKDLRGRQHTGEIVPFIRYDFGGGQVRPFLRAETGWGWGRSYMKEGNDGKHFLWTSTLKPGVWIRITDRWAAEATFSSLQYKRVKATDLETDETITRDKWKFRWLDISFGFACIFRW from the coding sequence ATGAATAGATGGACTTTTTTTATTTTACTGTTACTTGCGGGGACGGCGGTTAAAGCCCAATACAGTCAGGAATGGGTGATCGGAGGACGAATTAATTATATGAATGGGGGACGGGTGTTGATGCCGGACGGGGAACGGAAGAAGGCCGGGTACACAATAAAAGTTGCCCCCTCTTTGGCTTATTTTATCCGGAATGGCCTGGCTGTCGGTGTCGGAGTCGGGTATGAATATACGAAAGATTTGCGGGGACGCCAGCATACGGGAGAGATTGTACCTTTTATCCGTTATGATTTCGGAGGAGGACAGGTACGTCCTTTTTTACGTGCAGAAACCGGTTGGGGCTGGGGACGCAGTTATATGAAAGAAGGAAATGACGGAAAACATTTTCTGTGGACATCGACATTGAAGCCGGGTGTCTGGATCCGGATTACGGATCGTTGGGCTGCCGAAGCTACTTTCAGCAGTTTGCAATACAAGCGTGTGAAAGCGACAGACCTGGAGACCGACGAAACGATTACCCGGGACAAATGGAAATTCCGTTGGTTGGATATCAGTTTCGGGTTTGCCTGTATTTTCAGATGGTGA
- the lon gene encoding endopeptidase La, whose amino-acid sequence MDKIDFRKMLLDEITEESSDFLPIIGDEKELLNNDINIPDTLPILPLRNTVLFPGVIIPVNIGRDKSLKLIKYAYKENALIGVIAQKDTNTENPEFDDLFKIGTVASILKILEMPDGTTTAIVQGKRRFLLEDILYDDPYHVGKIILKQEERMPENDPEYNAIAESLKDMASKIVKYSSHIPSEAGFALKNIESMLFLINFISSNTDVEYRSKQELLEIDSLKQRAIKLLEILSKQVSLLELKNDIQKKVKSDIDKQQREYFLHQQMKTIQDELGGNPADEEIKELEEKASQKEWSDSVRAVFDKELSKLKRLNPAAPDYSVQSNYLRELIDLPWNHCSKDNLDLNHAKKILDGDHYGLEKVKDRILEYLAVLKLKADMKSPILCLYGPPGVGKTSLGKSVAKAIGREFVRMSLGGLHDESEIRGHRKTYIGAMPGRIIQSIKKAGTSNPVFILDEIDKVGNDFRGDPQSALLEVLDPEQNTNFHDNFLDVDYDLSKVMFIATANDLSTIAPPLRDRMEIIEVSGYLIEEKREIAKRHLIPKQMENHGISEKNIEIPDDIIDMIIDKYTRESGVRSLDKIIAKIMRQIARKVAMNKKFHIVLDADKLKEYLGSPIFSREEYQGNDLPGVVTGLAWTAVGGDILFIESSYSKGKGHLSLTGNLGDVMKESATLALEYIKSHAAEIGLDTNLFDDRDIHIHVPAGAVPKDGPSAGVTMVTSLVSSLTGRKVKKALAMTGEITLRGKVLPVGGIREKILAAKRAGIKEIILCSENRKDIEDIKKEYLKGLKFHYVDTIEEVLKYALL is encoded by the coding sequence ATGGATAAAATAGATTTCAGAAAAATGCTGCTGGATGAGATTACAGAGGAATCTTCGGATTTTTTACCGATCATTGGTGATGAAAAAGAGCTGTTGAACAACGATATCAACATACCTGACACACTGCCAATATTACCGCTTCGGAATACCGTTCTATTTCCGGGCGTAATTATTCCCGTAAATATCGGCAGAGATAAATCGTTAAAGCTAATTAAATATGCTTACAAAGAAAACGCCTTAATCGGTGTTATCGCACAAAAGGATACAAACACAGAAAATCCGGAGTTCGACGATCTGTTTAAAATCGGAACCGTAGCCTCTATCCTGAAAATTCTGGAAATGCCGGACGGCACAACGACAGCTATCGTTCAGGGGAAAAGGCGCTTTCTGTTGGAAGATATCTTATACGATGATCCGTACCACGTCGGAAAAATCATATTAAAACAAGAAGAACGGATGCCGGAAAACGATCCGGAATACAATGCCATTGCCGAATCTTTAAAAGACATGGCCTCTAAGATCGTGAAATATTCCAGCCACATCCCGAGCGAAGCCGGTTTTGCTTTGAAAAACATCGAAAGTATGTTGTTTCTGATCAATTTCATATCTTCCAATACGGATGTGGAATACAGAAGCAAACAAGAATTACTGGAAATTGACAGCCTTAAACAACGGGCCATCAAATTACTGGAGATATTAAGTAAGCAAGTGAGCTTACTTGAATTGAAAAATGATATCCAGAAAAAGGTTAAAAGCGATATCGACAAGCAACAACGGGAATATTTCCTTCATCAGCAGATGAAAACCATTCAGGATGAATTAGGAGGTAATCCGGCCGATGAAGAAATCAAAGAGCTCGAAGAAAAAGCTTCCCAGAAGGAATGGAGTGATTCGGTCAGGGCTGTTTTTGACAAAGAACTGAGTAAACTCAAAAGATTAAATCCGGCTGCCCCCGACTATTCGGTGCAATCCAACTATCTGCGGGAACTGATCGACCTTCCGTGGAACCATTGTTCCAAAGACAATCTCGATCTCAATCATGCAAAGAAAATATTGGACGGGGACCATTACGGACTGGAAAAAGTAAAAGACCGGATACTGGAATACCTGGCTGTATTAAAACTGAAAGCCGATATGAAATCGCCGATATTGTGCCTTTACGGTCCTCCGGGGGTCGGCAAAACCTCATTGGGAAAATCCGTTGCCAAAGCCATCGGCAGAGAATTTGTACGCATGTCATTGGGTGGTTTGCATGACGAATCTGAAATCCGGGGACACCGGAAAACGTACATCGGTGCTATGCCCGGCCGTATTATCCAAAGCATAAAAAAAGCCGGCACATCCAATCCCGTATTCATTCTGGATGAAATCGACAAAGTCGGTAATGATTTCCGGGGAGACCCGCAATCGGCCTTACTGGAAGTGCTCGATCCGGAGCAAAACACCAATTTCCATGATAACTTTCTGGACGTTGATTATGACTTGTCGAAGGTTATGTTTATTGCAACAGCGAATGATCTTTCGACAATCGCTCCGCCTTTACGCGACCGTATGGAAATTATAGAAGTCAGCGGTTATCTGATCGAAGAGAAAAGAGAAATTGCCAAACGCCATTTGATACCCAAACAAATGGAAAATCACGGGATAAGTGAAAAAAATATAGAGATCCCGGATGATATAATCGATATGATCATCGACAAATACACCCGGGAATCCGGAGTACGAAGTCTGGATAAAATCATCGCCAAGATCATGCGGCAGATTGCCCGCAAGGTAGCGATGAACAAAAAGTTCCACATCGTTCTGGACGCCGATAAGCTAAAAGAATACCTCGGTTCTCCGATTTTTTCCAGGGAAGAATACCAGGGCAACGACCTTCCGGGAGTTGTCACAGGTTTGGCATGGACAGCCGTAGGCGGTGATATCCTGTTCATCGAATCAAGCTACAGCAAAGGGAAAGGACACCTGAGCCTAACGGGAAATCTGGGAGATGTAATGAAGGAATCGGCAACGCTGGCGCTCGAATACATCAAATCACATGCAGCCGAAATCGGACTGGATACAAACCTATTCGACGACCGGGATATCCACATCCACGTTCCTGCCGGAGCTGTCCCCAAAGACGGTCCTTCCGCCGGAGTCACCATGGTCACCTCCCTCGTATCTTCTCTGACAGGACGAAAAGTAAAAAAAGCCCTGGCCATGACGGGCGAAATAACATTGAGAGGCAAGGTGCTACCGGTAGGCGGTATCCGTGAGAAAATACTGGCAGCCAAACGTGCCGGTATCAAGGAAATCATCTTGTGCAGTGAGAACCGGAAAGACATCGAAGACATCAAGAAAGAATATCTGAAAGGTCTGAAGTTCCACTACGTAGATACCATAGAAGAAGTGCTGAAATATGCATTATTGTAA
- a CDS encoding RapZ C-terminal domain-containing protein: MDTSGLTELFLSDTGERPGEIVALSAAGSNRQYFRMKSMHYIRIGVNGTSAEENRAFVYMSEYFIRQGLPVPRVYALSDDGMCYLQEDLGDCLLFDGLAAARRSGCFGAAEYSLLHKTITLLPDIQFKGVKELDFNRCYPLPEFNRRSVFWDLNYFKYCFLKPTGIDFQEDDLENDFNLLADVVLAEIPEAFMYRDFQSRNVMIRDGNPYFIDFQGGRKGPFYYDVASFLWQAKAMYPQELRRKLAEEYRLALQKYVVVGEQEFYARLKHFVLFRMLQVLGAYGFRGYFEKKAHFIESVPPAIANLKELLREGFPEYPYLSVLLLKMTELECFAERKKEDVLTVHVYSFSYKKGIPEDRSGNGGGFVFDCRAIHNPGRYEQYRQSTGLDESVIRFLEEDGEITVFLKHVYALVDTSVQRYLERGFTSLTVCFGCTGGRHRSVYAAQHLAEHLYKTYAVRVHLIHREQNIETYWGNV; this comes from the coding sequence ATGGATACATCAGGATTGACCGAATTGTTTTTATCGGATACGGGCGAGCGTCCCGGCGAGATCGTTGCATTGTCGGCTGCCGGTTCGAACCGGCAATATTTCCGCATGAAAAGTATGCATTACATACGGATCGGGGTAAATGGGACTTCGGCTGAAGAAAACCGGGCTTTTGTTTATATGTCGGAATATTTTATCCGGCAAGGGTTGCCCGTACCCCGGGTATATGCATTGAGTGATGACGGGATGTGTTATTTGCAGGAGGATTTGGGGGATTGCCTGCTGTTCGATGGGTTGGCGGCGGCACGCCGGAGCGGCTGTTTCGGAGCGGCTGAATACAGCTTGTTGCACAAGACGATAACTCTTTTGCCGGATATACAGTTTAAAGGGGTGAAAGAGCTGGATTTTAACCGCTGTTATCCTTTGCCGGAATTTAACCGTCGCTCGGTGTTTTGGGATTTGAATTATTTCAAGTATTGTTTTCTGAAACCAACGGGGATTGATTTTCAGGAAGATGATCTGGAGAATGATTTCAATCTGCTGGCAGATGTTGTGCTGGCAGAGATTCCGGAAGCTTTTATGTACCGGGATTTTCAGTCACGGAATGTCATGATACGTGACGGTAATCCTTATTTTATCGATTTTCAGGGAGGACGGAAAGGTCCTTTTTATTATGATGTGGCTTCTTTTTTGTGGCAGGCCAAAGCGATGTATCCACAGGAATTGAGGCGTAAGCTGGCAGAGGAATATCGGTTGGCACTTCAGAAATACGTCGTAGTCGGTGAGCAGGAGTTTTATGCCCGTTTGAAACACTTTGTATTGTTTCGTATGCTTCAGGTATTGGGTGCTTATGGCTTTCGGGGGTATTTTGAAAAGAAGGCACATTTTATCGAAAGTGTGCCTCCGGCAATTGCGAATTTAAAAGAATTGTTGCGGGAAGGTTTTCCGGAGTATCCTTACCTTTCTGTTTTGTTGTTGAAAATGACAGAATTGGAATGTTTTGCGGAGAGAAAAAAGGAAGATGTTTTGACAGTTCATGTTTATAGCTTTTCTTATAAAAAAGGTATTCCGGAAGACCGTTCCGGAAATGGAGGGGGATTTGTATTCGATTGCCGGGCAATCCACAATCCGGGTAGATACGAGCAATACAGGCAATCGACCGGATTGGATGAATCTGTAATCCGTTTTTTGGAAGAGGATGGGGAGATCACGGTTTTTCTTAAGCATGTTTATGCTTTGGTGGATACTTCTGTGCAACGTTATCTTGAAAGAGGATTTACGAGTCTGACGGTTTGTTTCGGGTGTACCGGCGGCCGCCATCGTTCTGTATATGCAGCACAGCATCTGGCGGAACATCTGTATAAAACATATGCTGTCCGGGTACATTTGATACACCGGGAACAAAATATTGAAACTTATTGGGGAAATGTATGA
- a CDS encoding nucleotidyltransferase family protein — protein MKAMVFAAGLGTRLRPLTDNCPKALVAIAGKPMLEHVILRLKAAGFDHIIINIHHFGQQIIDFLRLHENFGLRIDISDEREELLDTGGGIRKAACFLDDNEPFLVHNVDIVSDLDLRLFYEAHIRSGALASLLAGERKTSRYLLFDGTQRLCGWENRKTGEVKSPYPDFQPGHYTAYAFGGIHVLSPRVFQWMNKWEGKFSIIDFYLSIAAQTEIRAYCPSRLQWMDVGKPETLAAAEKLMDSRYAKNR, from the coding sequence ATGAAAGCAATGGTATTTGCAGCCGGATTGGGAACCCGTTTACGGCCTTTGACGGATAATTGCCCGAAGGCATTGGTGGCGATTGCCGGGAAACCGATGTTGGAACATGTTATCTTGCGTTTGAAAGCTGCCGGTTTCGATCACATTATAATTAATATTCATCATTTCGGACAACAGATTATCGACTTTCTCCGTTTGCATGAAAATTTCGGTTTGAGAATCGATATCTCGGATGAACGGGAAGAATTACTCGATACGGGAGGAGGAATCCGGAAAGCTGCCTGTTTTCTGGATGATAACGAACCTTTTCTGGTTCATAATGTCGATATTGTTTCCGATTTGGATTTGAGGTTATTTTATGAAGCGCATATCCGTTCGGGGGCATTGGCTTCATTATTGGCCGGAGAAAGGAAGACTTCGCGTTATTTGCTGTTTGACGGGACTCAGCGATTGTGTGGTTGGGAAAACAGAAAGACCGGGGAGGTGAAATCTCCTTATCCTGATTTTCAGCCCGGACATTATACGGCTTATGCTTTCGGAGGAATCCATGTGCTTTCGCCCCGGGTATTTCAATGGATGAATAAGTGGGAGGGGAAATTTTCGATTATCGATTTTTATTTGTCAATAGCTGCGCAAACAGAAATCCGGGCCTATTGTCCGTCCCGCTTGCAATGGATGGATGTCGGAAAACCCGAAACATTAGCTGCTGCAGAGAAATTAATGGATAGCAGGTATGCAAAAAATAGATAA
- a CDS encoding type B 50S ribosomal protein L31: MKKGIHPENYRLVAFKDMSNGTTTLTKSTAATKETIEIDGVEYPLVKLEISNSSHPFYTGKVKLVDTAGRVDKFMNRYKTHMENRKK; the protein is encoded by the coding sequence ATGAAAAAAGGCATACATCCTGAAAATTACAGACTGGTAGCGTTTAAAGATATGTCTAATGGAACGACTACTCTTACCAAATCAACCGCTGCAACAAAAGAAACGATTGAAATTGATGGTGTTGAATATCCGTTGGTGAAATTGGAAATTTCCAATTCTTCACATCCGTTTTATACCGGTAAAGTGAAATTGGTCGATACGGCAGGACGTGTTGATAAGTTCATGAACCGTTACAAAACACATATGGAAAACAGAAAAAAATAA
- a CDS encoding AI-2E family transporter produces MNNFGKYFLGFIGLICVGLFCWYFSTIIAYVLVAAVISFLGKPIVNLLGKVRIRGHELHDGIKAGLTLLALWTVFVLFIITVIPVVTHEFENLGTISVEGVMSKLSGPVNDFGNVLREYGIIERDRDVGEYISEGLSSLVSVTKIRSIFDSLAGTISGICVALFSITFISFFFLKDSRLFSGMVLAVLPSRFEEGGRNALDSIQNLLIRYFVGIIVEVIGVMTINTLGLLLIGFSFPNAILIGLISGILNVVPYIGPLIGIIFGVSVGIVLNIDMPFYTDLLPLLIYMIIVMLFTQLIDNVVFQPFIYGNSVHAHPLEIFLVILMAGNIAGVPGMILAIPAYTVLRVILREFFNKYKLVKKITRSLDE; encoded by the coding sequence ATGAATAATTTCGGCAAATATTTTTTAGGATTTATCGGGTTGATATGTGTCGGTTTATTTTGCTGGTATTTTTCGACGATTATCGCTTATGTATTGGTTGCGGCAGTGATTTCGTTTTTGGGTAAACCGATTGTAAACCTATTGGGTAAGGTTCGGATTCGCGGGCATGAATTGCATGACGGAATAAAAGCCGGTTTGACATTACTTGCTTTATGGACGGTTTTTGTCTTGTTTATCATAACGGTAATACCTGTTGTCACGCATGAATTTGAGAATTTGGGAACGATCAGTGTCGAGGGAGTGATGAGTAAGTTGTCGGGGCCGGTGAATGATTTCGGCAATGTATTGCGGGAGTACGGAATTATCGAGCGGGACAGGGATGTGGGCGAGTACATTTCGGAAGGATTGAGTTCATTGGTCAGTGTCACGAAAATCCGTTCTATTTTCGATTCCTTGGCAGGCACTATCAGCGGTATTTGTGTGGCTCTTTTTTCCATTACGTTTATTTCTTTTTTCTTTTTAAAGGACAGCCGGCTTTTTAGCGGGATGGTTTTGGCTGTATTGCCTTCTAGGTTTGAAGAAGGAGGACGGAATGCTTTAGACTCGATACAGAATTTATTAATCCGCTACTTTGTAGGTATTATTGTTGAAGTGATCGGGGTGATGACGATAAATACGCTGGGCTTGTTGCTTATCGGATTCAGTTTCCCCAATGCCATTTTGATCGGTTTGATTTCCGGGATATTGAATGTTGTCCCTTATATCGGGCCGTTGATCGGGATTATCTTCGGGGTATCGGTTGGTATTGTTTTGAATATCGATATGCCTTTTTATACGGATTTATTGCCTTTGTTGATATACATGATCATTGTAATGCTTTTCACCCAATTGATAGACAATGTCGTTTTCCAGCCTTTTATCTATGGAAATAGTGTGCATGCTCATCCGTTGGAGATATTTCTGGTGATCTTGATGGCTGGGAATATCGCGGGAGTACCCGGAATGATTTTGGCAATTCCTGCTTATACCGTATTGAGGGTTATTTTGCGGGAGTTTTTTAATAAATATAAGTTAGTCAAAAAAATAACACGAAGCCTCGATGAATAG
- the cydB gene encoding cytochrome d ubiquinol oxidase subunit II, translated as MSLYFLQHYWWILISILGGVLVFLLFVQGGQSLLYTLGKNKEERDLIVNSLGHKWELTFTTLVVFGGAFFASFPLFYSTSFGGAYGVWMLILFCFVLQAVSFEYRNKPRNFLGTRTYEVFLMVNGFAAPLLLGAAVATFFTGSPFRLGMMHDVEWTTPWRGLDALFVITNYFLALAVFFLARTLAALYFILTVDNKDIRTRSHKQVLYNSLPFVLFFLLFLGSILIGKGYAITPDGTIAPVEYKYFQNLLEMPLNTVILLIGVIGVLFGIIRAILVPQWNKGIWFAGAGTVLTVVGLFIIAGFNNTAFYPSSVDPDSSLTIYNSSSSLYTLKAMSWVSLIVPIVIAYIWYAWRSMTRKAMNIKDLEESDNKY; from the coding sequence ATGTCATTATATTTCTTACAACACTATTGGTGGATATTAATCTCCATTTTAGGGGGGGTACTGGTATTCCTGCTATTTGTACAAGGCGGACAAAGCTTACTATATACCTTGGGTAAAAACAAAGAAGAACGGGATCTGATCGTCAACAGTCTCGGTCACAAATGGGAACTTACGTTCACAACCCTTGTCGTATTCGGAGGAGCCTTTTTCGCCAGTTTCCCTCTGTTTTACTCAACAAGCTTCGGCGGCGCATACGGTGTATGGATGCTGATCCTTTTTTGCTTCGTACTCCAGGCCGTATCGTTTGAATACCGTAACAAACCGAGAAATTTCTTAGGCACCCGTACCTATGAAGTTTTCTTAATGGTCAATGGTTTTGCGGCCCCACTTCTACTGGGAGCTGCAGTAGCTACATTTTTTACCGGTTCTCCGTTTCGTCTGGGTATGATGCACGATGTAGAATGGACCACTCCCTGGCGGGGATTGGACGCTTTATTCGTCATCACCAACTATTTTCTGGCTTTGGCTGTATTTTTCCTGGCCCGGACACTGGCAGCCCTTTACTTTATCCTCACCGTCGACAACAAAGACATCCGGACCAGAAGCCATAAACAAGTACTTTACAACTCGCTTCCGTTTGTCCTTTTCTTCCTGTTGTTTTTAGGCTCCATCCTCATAGGCAAAGGATATGCCATTACTCCGGACGGAACAATAGCACCCGTAGAATACAAATATTTTCAGAACCTGCTGGAAATGCCGTTAAACACAGTCATTCTTCTTATCGGAGTAATCGGAGTTTTATTCGGTATTATCCGGGCTATTCTGGTTCCACAGTGGAATAAAGGCATCTGGTTTGCCGGAGCCGGCACCGTATTGACTGTCGTCGGACTGTTCATCATTGCCGGATTCAACAACACGGCTTTCTATCCTTCATCCGTCGATCCGGATTCCTCACTGACAATCTATAATTCGTCGTCTTCACTTTACACCCTGAAAGCCATGTCATGGGTATCGCTGATCGTTCCCATTGTTATTGCTTACATCTGGTATGCATGGCGTTCCATGACACGCAAAGCGATGAATATAAAAGACCTGGAAGAATCAGACAATAAATATTAA